Proteins from a genomic interval of Rubinisphaera italica:
- a CDS encoding VOC family protein, with amino-acid sequence MSVIQVEAIDHLTLVVSDLEVSRKFYVDLLGMEVVPRPNFSFQGSWFRAGNTLIHLILEHDQSGKAGTLSPGQTRSTRTHHFAFRVPDANSAWEALEQSGIDYEVVSPPKFRPDGAVQIFLADPDGHVVELASDPQ; translated from the coding sequence ATGTCCGTTATTCAAGTCGAAGCAATCGATCATCTCACGCTCGTGGTGAGCGATCTGGAAGTAAGCCGCAAGTTTTATGTGGACCTGCTGGGTATGGAAGTTGTGCCGCGGCCGAACTTCAGTTTTCAGGGGTCATGGTTCCGAGCGGGCAATACATTGATCCACTTAATTCTCGAACACGATCAATCAGGGAAAGCAGGCACGCTTTCACCTGGGCAAACTCGTTCGACTCGTACACACCATTTTGCATTTCGGGTTCCCGATGCGAACTCTGCCTGGGAAGCTCTCGAACAAAGTGGCATTGATTACGAAGTGGTATCGCCACCGAAATTCCGTCCCGATGGAGCCGTGCAGATTTTCCTGGCCGATCCCGATGGTCACGTCGTCGAATTGGCCTCTGATCCGCAATAA
- a CDS encoding sugar phosphate isomerase/epimerase family protein, which translates to MARPVTLFTGQWADLPIEVLCKKAVEFGFDGLELACWGDHFEVDKALSDDSYCAKKRDLLERHDLKLYAISAHLVGQAVCDRIDARHKAILPDYIYGDGDSDAVNQRAIEEMKNTARAAQKIGVEVVNGFTGSRIWPVVYDFPPIPQEMYDEGYKNFADSWNPILDVFQECGIKFALEVHPGEIAFDIYSAEKALQVLDNREEFGFNFDPSHLIWQGIDPVEFIRYFPERIYHAHMKDASVTLNGRTGILSSHLRFGDPRRGWDFRSVGRGGVRFEEIIRALNSINYQGPLSIEWEDSGMDRDHGAREACQFVKNVDFAPSSVAFDAAFEKP; encoded by the coding sequence ATGGCACGCCCTGTGACATTGTTCACCGGACAATGGGCCGATCTACCCATCGAAGTATTGTGCAAAAAAGCCGTTGAATTCGGCTTTGATGGCTTGGAACTGGCCTGCTGGGGGGATCATTTTGAAGTCGACAAAGCTCTCTCCGATGATTCCTACTGTGCAAAAAAACGGGACCTACTCGAGCGACACGATTTGAAACTGTATGCGATTTCTGCCCATCTGGTCGGTCAGGCAGTTTGTGATCGTATTGATGCCCGACACAAAGCGATTCTGCCGGACTACATTTACGGCGATGGCGATTCTGATGCTGTAAATCAGCGTGCGATCGAGGAAATGAAGAACACCGCCCGAGCCGCACAGAAGATTGGTGTCGAAGTCGTCAACGGCTTCACTGGTTCCCGCATCTGGCCTGTCGTTTACGATTTCCCGCCGATCCCGCAGGAAATGTATGACGAAGGCTATAAGAACTTCGCCGACAGCTGGAATCCGATTCTGGATGTCTTCCAGGAATGCGGCATCAAGTTCGCCTTGGAAGTGCACCCCGGCGAAATCGCTTTCGACATTTACTCAGCCGAGAAAGCCTTACAGGTTCTCGACAATCGTGAAGAGTTCGGATTTAATTTCGACCCCAGCCACTTAATCTGGCAGGGAATTGATCCCGTCGAATTCATTCGATATTTCCCCGAACGGATTTATCACGCTCACATGAAAGATGCTTCCGTCACTTTAAATGGACGCACCGGCATTCTTTCCAGCCACCTCCGCTTCGGCGATCCTCGTCGCGGCTGGGATTTCCGCAGTGTCGGACGTGGCGGTGTGCGGTTTGAAGAAATCATCCGAGCATTGAATTCGATCAACTATCAGGGTCCTCTCTCTATTGAGTGGGAAGACTCCGGAATGGATCGCGATCACGGTGCCCGAGAAGCGTGTCAGTTCGTCAAGAACGTCGACTTTGCACCGTCAAGCGTTGCCTTTGATGCCGCTTTTGAAAAACCGTAA
- a CDS encoding DNA-directed RNA polymerase subunit alpha C-terminal domain-containing protein: MIAIEQIDVRQPILESTDFGNDQIKTILRALAEGQAAEVRQYWQEVSSRATSQRDLLAAGIIAYLLAHQNKAIEILSKVQGSGLASFYQAQAQFSLENYDEARSLYEQAKKSGYDPILCDLLIAGSVRLSGDIDEAEKMLRGLARDAATRAEYSYQMGCIMADRGDTYGALEYFERAVDMDNSHSRALFSLAQLNNQLGNDDDAIRLYEQMLAKPPFYLGSLINLGLLYEDREMYAPAAFCFQRALEANPNDERAALYLKDIESSAEMFFDEDAVRRDKQVEQILQIPITDFELSARSRNCLERAGIDRLEDLTKMTEEQLLAGKNFGETSLKEIREILEMHGLKLGQNVHRKQPEPLYRPEELSPEERAMHEAGVGELDLSVRARKCLSRLGIATIGELVSRSADELLSVRNFGVTSLNEIREKLGDKNIRLRGD; the protein is encoded by the coding sequence ATGATCGCCATTGAACAAATTGATGTTCGCCAGCCGATTCTGGAGTCGACCGACTTCGGTAACGATCAGATCAAAACGATTCTACGCGCACTGGCTGAAGGTCAGGCGGCCGAAGTTCGTCAATACTGGCAGGAAGTCTCTTCGCGAGCCACGTCTCAGCGAGATCTGCTTGCTGCCGGGATTATTGCATACTTACTTGCACATCAGAACAAAGCGATTGAAATTCTGAGCAAAGTGCAGGGGAGTGGCCTGGCCAGCTTTTATCAGGCTCAGGCACAGTTTTCACTGGAAAATTACGACGAAGCCCGAAGCCTGTACGAACAAGCGAAGAAATCGGGATACGATCCGATTCTCTGCGACCTTCTGATCGCCGGTTCCGTCCGTCTTTCTGGAGACATCGACGAAGCCGAAAAAATGCTGCGTGGCCTGGCTCGAGATGCCGCCACCCGAGCCGAGTATTCCTACCAGATGGGCTGCATCATGGCCGATCGGGGAGATACTTACGGAGCATTGGAATACTTTGAACGAGCTGTCGACATGGACAACTCGCACTCACGAGCTTTGTTCAGTCTGGCTCAATTGAATAATCAGCTGGGCAATGATGATGATGCGATTCGGCTGTACGAGCAAATGCTCGCCAAGCCACCGTTTTATCTTGGTTCGTTGATTAACCTCGGCCTCCTATACGAAGATCGCGAAATGTATGCCCCGGCTGCATTTTGTTTTCAGCGCGCCTTGGAAGCGAATCCTAATGACGAACGAGCCGCTCTCTACCTGAAGGATATTGAATCTTCAGCTGAGATGTTCTTCGATGAAGATGCCGTCCGTCGCGATAAGCAGGTCGAACAGATTCTGCAGATTCCAATCACCGATTTCGAACTCTCTGCCCGTTCTCGCAACTGTCTGGAACGCGCTGGGATCGATCGACTCGAAGATCTGACCAAAATGACCGAGGAGCAGTTGCTCGCGGGTAAGAACTTTGGAGAAACGTCTCTTAAGGAGATCCGAGAAATCCTGGAGATGCATGGCCTGAAACTTGGCCAGAATGTGCATCGCAAGCAGCCTGAGCCGCTTTATCGTCCGGAAGAACTTTCTCCGGAAGAACGTGCAATGCACGAAGCGGGAGTCGGCGAACTGGATCTTTCCGTACGTGCTCGCAAATGTCTGTCTCGACTTGGGATTGCGACGATTGGCGAACTCGTTTCCCGTTCGGCTGATGAACTGCTTTCTGTGCGAAACTTCGGGGTAACATCGCTCAACGAAATACGAGAAAAACTCGGCGATAAGAATATCCGCCTGCGTGGCGATTGA
- the rpsR gene encoding 30S ribosomal protein S18, translating to MATLTKSDIRKLRKKKLRQKRKLNCRFCPGGVIPRPVYVDYKDVKTLKQLIDKEGKILPRRRTGTSAIYQRAVRSAVLRARFMGLLPYVVDE from the coding sequence ATGGCAACGCTGACAAAGTCGGATATCCGCAAACTCCGTAAGAAAAAACTCCGCCAGAAGCGGAAATTGAATTGTCGATTCTGCCCGGGTGGCGTCATCCCACGTCCTGTCTATGTGGACTACAAAGACGTCAAAACACTCAAACAATTGATCGACAAAGAAGGCAAAATTCTTCCCCGTCGACGCACAGGTACCTCAGCGATTTACCAGCGAGCTGTCCGCAGTGCCGTGCTGCGAGCCCGTTTCATGGGACTATTGCCATACGTTGTTGACGAATAA
- a CDS encoding ATP-binding cassette domain-containing protein has protein sequence MSLVSLTDLSFTFDQPPLLNEISFEIGAGERIGLLGRNGAGKSTLMKLVAGELEPDDGILRVEDGVRVTRLLQEVPEGMAGTIFEIVSRAFVQTDEVEVHSWESDHQVEKILMKMNLDPEADFSTLSSGMKRRVLLAQALVNQPDVLLLDEPTNHLDIESIRWLENFLKGFQGTLLFVTHDRMFLQALATRIIEVERGRLFDWTCDYQTFLTRKAAFLEAEERQQELFDKKLAEEEKWIRQGIKARRTRNEGRVRALKKLREERSQRRKKLGNVRMQASEAERSGFLVIETKDVSFAYNSRPIVQDFSTMIMRGDKLGIVGPNGAGKTTLLKLLLGQLEPDSGSIRHGTKLEVLYFDQLREQIDEEKTVIENVGDGQDRLTINGVERHIYGYLQDFLFTPERARRPARYLSGGERNRMLLARMFTKPSNVLILDEPTNDLDAETLELLEELLMDYAGSMLMVSHDRAFLNNVTTGILAFEPDGYIKEYDGGYDDYARNEADRQAKRNPSKSKEKGKSNPHNIATSTKKKLTFKEQKELESLPAKLEKLESEQAEIHKTMAQAEFYQKPASEITNVTDRLRKIEEELTTSFAIWEDLESRA, from the coding sequence ATGTCTCTCGTCAGTCTTACGGATCTCAGCTTCACTTTTGATCAACCTCCGCTACTCAATGAGATCAGTTTTGAAATTGGAGCTGGCGAACGAATTGGCCTTCTCGGGCGAAACGGAGCCGGGAAATCGACTTTGATGAAGCTGGTTGCCGGCGAATTGGAGCCGGATGATGGAATCCTGCGTGTTGAAGACGGCGTACGCGTCACTCGACTGCTGCAGGAAGTACCCGAAGGAATGGCTGGGACGATTTTCGAAATCGTTTCTCGGGCCTTTGTGCAAACCGACGAAGTCGAAGTGCATTCCTGGGAATCGGATCATCAGGTTGAAAAAATCCTGATGAAGATGAACTTGGATCCCGAGGCTGATTTTTCCACGCTCTCGTCGGGAATGAAACGGCGAGTCCTGCTGGCTCAGGCACTTGTGAATCAGCCGGATGTCCTGCTACTCGATGAACCGACGAACCATCTGGATATCGAATCGATCCGCTGGCTCGAAAATTTCCTCAAGGGTTTTCAAGGCACGTTATTGTTCGTGACGCACGATCGAATGTTTCTGCAGGCGTTGGCGACACGAATTATTGAAGTCGAACGCGGTCGGCTGTTCGACTGGACCTGCGATTATCAAACCTTTCTGACTCGAAAAGCTGCTTTTCTGGAAGCCGAAGAGCGTCAGCAGGAACTGTTCGACAAGAAGTTAGCAGAAGAAGAAAAATGGATTCGCCAAGGGATCAAAGCTCGTCGAACTCGCAATGAAGGCCGTGTGAGGGCGCTGAAAAAATTGCGGGAAGAACGCTCGCAACGACGCAAAAAACTGGGCAATGTCCGCATGCAAGCCTCGGAAGCCGAACGATCCGGGTTTCTTGTGATAGAAACCAAAGATGTTTCATTTGCTTATAATTCCCGACCCATCGTGCAGGATTTCTCCACGATGATCATGCGAGGCGACAAGCTGGGAATCGTCGGACCGAACGGAGCCGGCAAAACCACGCTCCTCAAACTACTGCTCGGCCAACTCGAACCCGATTCCGGTTCCATCCGTCACGGCACCAAACTCGAAGTCCTCTATTTCGATCAATTGCGTGAACAGATCGATGAAGAGAAAACGGTTATCGAAAATGTTGGAGATGGACAGGATCGACTAACGATCAATGGCGTCGAACGTCATATCTACGGCTATTTACAGGATTTCCTGTTCACTCCGGAACGGGCTCGCAGACCTGCGCGATATCTTTCCGGAGGAGAACGGAACCGAATGCTGCTGGCTCGAATGTTCACCAAACCTTCCAATGTGCTGATTCTCGACGAACCGACAAACGATCTGGATGCGGAAACGCTCGAACTGCTCGAAGAATTATTGATGGATTATGCGGGCAGTATGCTGATGGTCAGCCACGATCGTGCGTTTCTCAACAATGTGACAACGGGAATTCTGGCATTTGAGCCTGATGGGTACATCAAAGAATACGACGGTGGCTACGACGATTATGCGAGGAATGAAGCAGACCGGCAAGCCAAGCGAAATCCGTCAAAGTCCAAAGAGAAGGGAAAATCCAACCCTCATAACATCGCCACGAGCACAAAAAAGAAGCTCACTTTCAAGGAACAAAAGGAGTTGGAGAGCCTGCCAGCCAAGCTGGAAAAGCTGGAATCGGAACAGGCTGAAATCCATAAAACGATGGCACAGGCGGAGTTCTATCAAAAACCAGCCTCGGAAATCACAAATGTGACGGATCGCCTCCGAAAAATTGAAGAGGAACTCACGACCAGTTTTGCGATCTGGGAAGATTTGGAATCCCGAGCTTGA
- a CDS encoding outer membrane protein assembly factor BamB family protein, which translates to MVKLLLLRCTLLIAICLLLNSIATSSSAAEPVRLNSNTDWPCWRGAEQNGIAAEGQQPPLEWSETENVLWKTPISGRGHGSPIVVGNQVVLATADEAAETRSLISFNRDTGQQEWATVLHSGKATLARNKKGTQASSTPACDGERLFINFLHDGQMVTSAVDLNGEILWQQPICEYIVHQGYGSSPTLFNDLVIVSADNKAGGAIAGLDRKTGKIIWKQDRPEMPNYPSPIILDVAGKTQLIMTGCELVTGMNPQTGEKLWEIEGATTECVTSTPTNGELIYSSGGYPKNHVAAYKADGSGEVAWEIGTRIYVPSMLVKENRLYAIADAGIAYCLDASTGEEIWKGRLSGTFTSSPVIVNDVLMATNEAGETFVININTDEFELLGRNQLGEESFATPVVCDSKIFMRVASKVGEERQEYLYCLGKKQ; encoded by the coding sequence ATGGTCAAACTCCTGTTACTTCGATGCACCTTATTAATCGCAATTTGCTTACTTCTCAATTCCATTGCGACATCATCGAGCGCTGCTGAGCCTGTTCGTCTCAATTCCAATACCGACTGGCCCTGCTGGCGCGGGGCTGAGCAGAATGGGATTGCTGCAGAAGGTCAGCAGCCACCACTCGAGTGGAGTGAGACTGAGAATGTGTTATGGAAAACACCAATCTCCGGACGTGGGCACGGCTCACCGATTGTTGTGGGCAATCAGGTGGTTCTGGCAACTGCTGATGAAGCCGCTGAGACCCGATCCCTCATCAGCTTCAATCGCGACACAGGACAACAGGAATGGGCAACAGTTTTGCATTCTGGCAAAGCAACACTTGCCCGCAACAAAAAGGGAACCCAGGCCTCTTCAACGCCCGCTTGTGACGGCGAGCGGCTGTTTATCAATTTTCTGCACGATGGGCAGATGGTGACTTCGGCTGTCGATTTGAACGGAGAAATCCTCTGGCAACAGCCGATTTGCGAATACATCGTCCATCAAGGTTATGGCTCTTCGCCGACTCTCTTCAATGATTTAGTGATTGTCTCGGCTGACAACAAAGCAGGAGGAGCAATTGCTGGGTTAGATCGTAAAACGGGCAAAATTATCTGGAAGCAGGATCGGCCGGAAATGCCGAATTATCCTTCCCCGATCATTCTGGACGTCGCGGGAAAAACTCAACTCATCATGACTGGCTGTGAACTGGTCACAGGCATGAATCCGCAGACAGGTGAAAAACTGTGGGAAATTGAAGGAGCGACCACAGAGTGTGTCACTTCGACACCCACGAATGGCGAGTTAATCTATTCAAGCGGTGGCTATCCCAAAAATCATGTGGCCGCGTATAAAGCCGATGGATCTGGAGAAGTTGCCTGGGAAATTGGGACTCGAATTTATGTTCCTTCGATGCTTGTGAAAGAAAATCGTCTGTACGCGATTGCCGATGCCGGGATTGCGTATTGTCTGGATGCCTCGACGGGAGAAGAAATTTGGAAAGGTCGTCTCAGTGGGACGTTTACGTCGTCACCGGTGATCGTCAATGATGTCCTGATGGCAACCAATGAAGCCGGGGAAACATTTGTAATTAATATCAATACAGACGAATTCGAACTGCTTGGACGAAATCAGCTGGGAGAAGAGTCTTTTGCCACGCCAGTTGTCTGTGACAGCAAAATCTTTATGCGGGTTGCCAGCAAAGTTGGAGAGGAGCGACAGGAATACCTGTACTGTCTGGGTAAAAAACAATAG
- a CDS encoding GNAT family N-acetyltransferase has product MKMRIAQLEDLSYLEHLEALCFPESRRSPRRSLRMSIQSASQIVMICETKAEEGPPQKVGAVILLNYKNSLRIYSLAIDPQFQSQGFGSLILEDVLAHARQHGYRRVSLEADSGNKKLIRFYERFGFEVTDTLPDYYAKGEPAVRMRKELFADDLPQVDERPNVIVLENAKHWPFEIPGTQVVLATTYLSSPRYQNSSLFRVFNLCCSFKPHKFGYYVSLLASARDQRVIPNVTALRDLSSVSLVQSVADDVEEAIQEHLKNVSGREFSLEVYFENTPAPGLSALAKLLAHQFELLLFRVKFVKEEDRWEIQQVQLLSLPNVIKEHAEEIETHAAKYFQRKRFHRARFKHFHYDLGILINPQEKTPPSCQEALHRMRTAAEKVGFYTEFITKQDYNRICEFDALFIRETTSVDHYTYRFSRRAYAEGLIVIDDPWSILRCSNKMYLYERLSRARVRQPRSWLICKETPEALNLDHFEFPIVLKLPDSCFSAGVFKVKDKSEMGEKLDLLFKTSEVVIAQEFLQTPFDWRIGVLDGSPLYACKYHMARGHWQIYNWSLTDKKDVEGDSETLALNQVPAHVLQTAVKGAALIGDGLYGVDLKEHQGKAYIIEINDNPNIDAGVEDAILQDDLYLQLMNSFYNRIERERKSPHFVSFRED; this is encoded by the coding sequence ATGAAGATGAGAATCGCTCAGCTGGAGGATTTGTCTTATCTGGAGCATCTGGAAGCGCTCTGTTTTCCAGAAAGCCGCCGAAGCCCACGTCGTTCTTTGAGAATGAGTATTCAAAGTGCCTCGCAAATTGTGATGATCTGCGAAACGAAAGCGGAAGAGGGACCTCCTCAAAAAGTTGGAGCAGTCATTCTCCTCAACTATAAGAACTCTCTGCGGATTTACTCGCTGGCGATTGATCCTCAATTTCAGTCTCAGGGGTTTGGCAGTCTGATTCTCGAAGATGTGCTCGCACATGCCCGCCAACATGGCTATCGCCGGGTTTCACTGGAAGCGGATTCCGGGAATAAAAAGCTGATTCGTTTTTATGAACGATTCGGTTTTGAAGTGACCGACACACTGCCCGATTATTACGCCAAAGGAGAACCGGCTGTCCGAATGCGGAAGGAGTTGTTCGCGGACGACTTGCCTCAAGTCGATGAACGCCCCAACGTGATCGTCTTAGAAAATGCGAAACACTGGCCTTTCGAGATCCCCGGCACTCAGGTCGTTTTAGCGACAACTTATCTCTCTTCGCCTCGATATCAAAACTCCAGCCTGTTTCGAGTGTTCAACCTTTGTTGTTCGTTCAAGCCGCATAAGTTTGGATACTATGTCTCGCTGCTCGCCTCGGCTCGCGATCAACGCGTCATTCCCAATGTGACGGCTCTGCGAGATCTTTCCAGTGTCTCGCTCGTTCAGAGTGTTGCTGATGATGTGGAAGAAGCGATTCAGGAGCATCTCAAGAATGTATCCGGGCGAGAGTTCAGTCTGGAAGTCTATTTTGAAAACACTCCTGCTCCGGGTCTGTCTGCTTTGGCCAAACTGCTGGCTCATCAGTTTGAACTGCTGTTGTTTCGAGTCAAGTTTGTGAAAGAAGAAGACCGCTGGGAGATCCAGCAGGTTCAACTGCTCTCACTCCCAAATGTTATCAAAGAGCATGCCGAGGAGATCGAAACGCATGCGGCCAAGTACTTCCAGCGTAAACGTTTTCATCGAGCCCGTTTCAAGCACTTCCATTACGACCTCGGCATCCTGATTAATCCCCAGGAAAAAACACCTCCCTCGTGCCAGGAAGCCTTGCATCGGATGCGAACCGCAGCCGAAAAGGTCGGTTTTTATACGGAGTTTATTACGAAGCAGGATTACAACCGGATCTGCGAATTCGATGCTCTCTTTATTCGAGAAACCACTTCCGTCGACCATTACACTTACCGCTTTTCGAGGAGAGCGTATGCCGAAGGTTTAATTGTCATCGACGATCCCTGGTCGATTCTCCGTTGCTCGAACAAAATGTATCTTTACGAGCGGCTCTCCCGAGCCCGCGTTCGACAACCGCGATCCTGGCTGATTTGCAAGGAGACACCTGAAGCACTGAATCTGGATCACTTCGAATTTCCCATCGTTTTGAAACTACCCGACAGTTGCTTTTCGGCAGGGGTCTTCAAAGTGAAAGACAAGTCGGAGATGGGGGAGAAGCTTGATTTATTGTTCAAGACATCTGAAGTTGTGATCGCTCAGGAGTTTTTGCAAACTCCGTTCGACTGGCGCATCGGTGTGCTCGATGGAAGTCCTTTATATGCCTGCAAATATCACATGGCTCGCGGGCACTGGCAGATCTATAACTGGAGTCTGACAGATAAAAAAGATGTCGAAGGCGATTCTGAGACGTTGGCCCTGAACCAGGTCCCCGCTCACGTTCTACAGACCGCCGTCAAAGGGGCAGCTTTGATAGGCGATGGACTTTACGGGGTTGATTTGAAAGAGCATCAGGGAAAAGCTTACATCATTGAAATTAACGACAATCCCAATATCGACGCCGGAGTCGAAGATGCCATTCTGCAGGATGATCTTTACCTGCAACTGATGAATTCGTTTTACAATCGGATCGAGCGGGAACGGAAGTCTCCACACTTTGTCTCGTTCCGGGAAGATTGA
- a CDS encoding outer membrane protein assembly factor BamB family protein, which produces MYTQILTFGAALGSLAFIAGCGNDESPMLSKTSDASDTVVRSTSKTETDPAPKPGTATWPHWRGPHEDGISREQIDGGALNGMPPITWRHNIGIGYSTVSIADNRLYTMGHPEGTDHETVWCLDAESGKVHWSLTYPCPLLDHLHKGGPGATPTIDGNAVYVNSREGEVRRIDASTGNVTWEIDLSELLEIPLPEWGFTCSAIVRGDELILEAGRLIGLNKETGELKWQTEAHVPGYGTPEVFEFEGRPYLAALNNEGVSLVDLEKKAEIAFYEWESPYDTNSTTPLWHQGQLFVSTGYNIGCGMLDFDGQELTLDWQNKNMRNHMNSCVLKDGWLYGFDGNSHNRRTVTLKCVNWNTGELSWTERDLGCGALVATQEHLIILSDEGELVLADLDPQSFKERGRLKVLDEQCWTMPVLCNGYVYCRGAEGSLACVDLDTVRAAE; this is translated from the coding sequence GTGTACACTCAAATTCTCACTTTCGGAGCGGCTCTCGGCAGTCTGGCATTCATTGCCGGTTGCGGAAATGACGAGTCACCGATGCTGTCAAAAACTTCGGATGCTTCGGACACGGTCGTCCGCAGCACTTCGAAAACCGAGACCGACCCAGCTCCCAAGCCGGGGACGGCAACCTGGCCACATTGGCGTGGACCTCATGAAGATGGCATCTCCCGGGAACAAATCGATGGCGGTGCCCTGAACGGGATGCCTCCGATCACCTGGCGACACAACATCGGCATCGGCTACAGCACCGTCAGCATTGCCGATAACCGGCTGTATACAATGGGTCACCCCGAAGGGACCGATCATGAAACGGTCTGGTGTCTGGATGCAGAATCCGGCAAGGTTCATTGGTCGCTCACTTACCCTTGTCCCCTGTTGGATCACTTGCACAAAGGTGGGCCAGGAGCAACTCCAACGATTGATGGCAATGCCGTTTATGTGAACAGTCGCGAAGGCGAAGTTCGCCGTATTGATGCGAGCACCGGCAACGTCACCTGGGAGATCGATCTGAGTGAACTTCTCGAAATCCCTCTCCCGGAATGGGGGTTTACTTGTTCTGCTATCGTTCGCGGCGACGAGCTGATTCTCGAAGCTGGTCGCTTGATTGGTCTGAATAAAGAAACCGGCGAACTCAAATGGCAGACAGAGGCACACGTGCCCGGTTACGGCACGCCCGAAGTCTTCGAGTTTGAGGGGAGACCTTATCTGGCTGCGTTGAATAACGAAGGGGTCTCGCTGGTCGATCTGGAGAAGAAAGCGGAGATCGCATTCTACGAATGGGAATCTCCCTACGACACGAACTCGACGACGCCCCTCTGGCATCAAGGGCAACTATTTGTTTCGACTGGCTACAATATCGGTTGCGGCATGCTCGATTTCGATGGTCAGGAATTGACGCTCGACTGGCAAAATAAGAACATGCGGAACCATATGAATTCCTGTGTTCTCAAAGATGGCTGGCTGTATGGCTTCGATGGGAATTCTCACAACCGCCGAACGGTGACGCTCAAATGCGTGAACTGGAACACGGGCGAACTCAGCTGGACGGAACGCGATCTGGGTTGCGGTGCTTTGGTCGCGACTCAAGAGCATCTGATCATTTTGAGCGATGAAGGCGAACTGGTTCTGGCCGATTTGGATCCACAAAGCTTCAAGGAACGGGGACGCTTGAAAGTTCTCGACGAACAATGCTGGACTATGCCCGTGTTATGTAATGGCTACGTTTACTGCCGCGGAGCGGAGGGCTCACTGGCGTGTGTCGATTTGGATACCGTACGAGCAGCTGAGTAG